The nucleotide window GGCTCACCCACGCCGACGACGACAGCACGGTCAGCGCTCTCGTGGAGGCCTTCCGCCGGCTGGTACGCGACGGCGACCGGATCGGGTCGCAGCCACAGGCGGAGCTGCCGCCCCCGCGCTCGCTCGAGCTGGAGACCGTCATGCTGCCGCGCGAGGCGTTCTTCGGGCCGGTGGAGCAGGTGGCCGCGGACCGGGCGGTCGGACGGGTCGCGGCCGAGATGGCCTCGCCCTATCCCCCGGGCGTGCCGGTGCTGGCGCCGGGCGAGCGCATCACCGCCGAGGCGATGGACTACCTGGTGACCGGCGTCGCCGCCGGGATGCTGATCCCGGACGCCGCGGACCCCTCCATGGCGACGGTGCGGGTCGTGGCCGACCGCTGATGCACGTGAAACAGGGCGTGCGCTTCACCGAAGCCGGTGACCGGATTATCGCTTCGTGCGTGAGCAGGCGTGGTCAGGCAGCCTGCGGCGCGCTCGCCGGGACGGGCGGGGCCTCGACCACCGGACGGCGACGACGGGCGAGCAGGGCACGCGTGCGCTCCGCGGTGTAGATGACGTTGCCGCTGGGCTTGTAGTCCGAGCTCACAGGATTCCCCCTTCGAGAAGCGGCCCCGTCGGCCGCGTACTGGAAGGTTCGGTCGGCACGGCACCGCCGGTGATGACCTGGCCGAGCGACATCCAAGGTCCCGGGACGAGGGGGGTCGAAGGGCCGGAGGGGCAACCCGACGGCGGGCCCGCGGGTCAGCCCTGCGGGCGGTCGAGCCGCGCGGCGAGCGCTGCGGCGGTGAGCGCGCGAAGAGCCGTGCCCGCCTCCTCGACGTCACGGACAGGCCGGGGGAACGGGACCCGGACGTCGCAGGAGCCGGAGAGCCGTTCTACTCGCAGGGTGAGCCCGTACCGGTCGAGCCGCAATGGCCGGGTGCGCCGGCCGCCGTCCAGCGCAGGCGGGCAGGCGTGCAGCAGCGCGTCGAGCTCCGGCCGGTGCGCGGCGTCGAGGTGCGCGACGAGGTCGGCCTCGAGGCAGCAGAGCGGGTCGGGGCCCGCCGTGGCGTACTCCTCGCCCTCCAGCTCGACCCGGCGCCCCTCCTCCTCCAGCGTGACCTCGACCGGGGTGAACCGCCACTGCCGCCCCTCGCCCAGCTCACCGTCCAGCGCACCATCTAGCTCGCCGTCCGGCTCCAGCCAGCCGGCGAGCATGGCGCGGGCGCGGACCCGGGCCCGCACGGCGACCGGAGCAATGTCGGTGAGCTCGACGAGCGCCGGCAAGCCGCCCTCCTGCCCGGCCTCGACGGCGATCCGGGCGTCATGGGGCAGGGCGAGCAGCAGGGCACCGTCCGGAGCAACCCTGTGCAGGCCTTCGAGGTGCGCCCGATGGGTGCCGGTCACCAGGGTCACCGACCCCGCGGCCTGGACGATCGACCGCACCCGCTCGGCGGCGGTCAGGCGGGGGCGGCCGGTCGGGGACCCGGCAGCGGCAGCAGAGATCGGCACGAGCAGCTCCTCGTCGAAGATAGGTTAGCCTTGCCTTAGTCGATGAGGAGGAGCATGAACACGTCCCGCCCGAAGGTCAAGCGCAGCCGCGCCCTCGGCATCCCACTGACCCCGAAGTGCGTGAAGTACTTCGAGGCGCGCCCCTACCCGCCGGGCCAGCACGGCCGCGGCCGCAAGCAGGCTTCGGACTACAAGGTCCGCCTGCTGGAGAAGCAGCGGCTGCGCGCGCAGTACGACATCAGCGAGAAGCAGCTGCGCAACGCCTTCGACAAGGCCTCCAAGGTCGTCGGGAAGAAGACCGGAGAGGCGCTGGTCGCCGACCTGGAGACGCGGCTGGACGCGGTCGTGCTGCGCGCTGGGTTCGCGCGGACCATCTACCAGGCCCGCCAGACCGTCACGCACCGGCACGTCGTGGTCAACGGCCGGCGGGTCGACAGACCGTCCTTCCGCGTACGCCCCGGCGACGTCGTCGCCATCTGCGAGCGCAGCCGGGCCAAGCAGCCCTTCGTCGTGGCGGCGGCGGGCGCCCACACGGGCGAGCGCACCGCGCCGTACCTCGAGGTGCGGCTCACCGAGCTCGAGGCGCGCCTGCTGCGCATGCCGGAGCGCGCCGAGGTCCCGGTGATCTGCGAAGAGCAGCTGGTCGTCGAGCACTACTCGCGCTGACACGACACCGACGGCACCAGCCCGCCGGAGGCGCAGGCCGGGCAGCCCGTCGCGGGGCGTTGCGCGCCGCGCGCCGGGTGCCGAGACTGAGGGCCGTGCTGCAGAGCCCGCTCGTCGGCCGCGACGCGGAGCTGAGGACGCTGTACGCAGCCCTGCGACGGCGCCCGGCCGAGGCCGTCCTGCTCACCGGCGACGCCGGGGTCGGCAAGACCCGGCTGGCGCAGGAGGCGAGCCGCTCTCTCAGCGGTGCCGCAGCGCTGCTCGCGGTGGGCAGCGAGGCCGCGCGCACGATCCCGCTCGGCGCCTTCGCCGGAGTCCTGACCGGCGACCTGGACGGCGCGGGAGGCTCACTCGACCTGTTGCGTGCGGCCCGCACACGACTGGGCGAGCAGGCCGCTGCGGCCGGCGCCGCCCTCGTGGTCGACGACGCCCACCTGCTCGACGACGCCTCGGCCGCCCTCCTGCACCAGGTGGTCGCGGACCGCGACCTCCCGGTCGTCGCGACGGTCCGCTCGGGTGCCCGGCCACCCGACGCGGTGTCCGCCCTGGCCCGCTACCCCTGGGTCCAGCGCCTGGAGGTCGGGGTGCTCGACGAGGCGGACGTGGGCCGGTTGGCCGCCGCCACGCTCGGCGGCCCCGTCGACTCCCGGACGGCGCACGTGCTCGCCGACCTCAGCCGCGGCAACGCGCTCTACCTGCACGAGCTGCTGCGCAGCGCTGCGGCGGCCGGGCTGCTGGCGGAGCGCGGCGGGGTCTGGCTGCTGTCCGGGCCACCGCCCGCGCCCGCCGCTCTGGTCGAGCTGCTCGCCGCCCGGTTCGACCGGCTCGACCCCGGGGCGGCGGCCGCCGTCGAGCTGCTCGCGGTCGCCGGCCCGCTCGGGCTCGGATGGCTCGAGGAGCAAGCCGGCGAGGACGGGCTCGAGGAGCTCGAGCGGGCCGAGCTGATCGAGCTGCACGTCGACGGGCGGCGGCACGAGGTCCGGCTGGCCCATCCGCTCTACGGCGAGGTCGCACGGGCGCGGCTGCCGGCACTACGGGCCCGGCGCGTACGCCGTGCGCTCGCCACGTCCCTCGCCGGGACCAGCCTGCGTCGCCGCGGCGACGCCCTCCGGCTCGCCCTGTGGCAGCTTGACGCGGGGCTGCCGGGCGACGCCGGCGTCCTCGCCCGGGCGGCGGAGGAGGCGACCGTCGGCCTCGACTGGTCGGTCACCGAGCGGGTGGCGGCCGCGGCCTGGCAAGCAGGTGCCGGCGTGCCCGCGGCCATCCGGCTCGCCGAGTCGATGTTCAAACAGGGACGGCGCGACGAGGCCCTGGCCCTCTTCGAACAGCTCCTGCCGCTCGCAGACGACGACGAGCAGCGCGTCCGGGTCATCAACGGCCAGGCCTACCTGTTGTCGAACCAGCTGGGGCGATACGCCGACGCCGTGGCCGCGGTCGAGCGCGCCCTGCCGACGATCACCGAGCCCGGCACCCGCGCCCTGCTCCTGCAGCGGCTCGCGTTCGAGCACGTGTTCGCCGGCCGCCCCACCCTGGCGTACCGCACCCTCGAGCCGTTGCTCGACCC belongs to Motilibacter aurantiacus and includes:
- a CDS encoding DUF2470 domain-containing protein, translated to MPISAAAAGSPTGRPRLTAAERVRSIVQAAGSVTLVTGTHRAHLEGLHRVAPDGALLLALPHDARIAVEAGQEGGLPALVELTDIAPVAVRARVRARAMLAGWLEPDGELDGALDGELGEGRQWRFTPVEVTLEEEGRRVELEGEEYATAGPDPLCCLEADLVAHLDAAHRPELDALLHACPPALDGGRRTRPLRLDRYGLTLRVERLSGSCDVRVPFPRPVRDVEEAGTALRALTAAALAARLDRPQG
- the rpsD gene encoding 30S ribosomal protein S4, yielding MNTSRPKVKRSRALGIPLTPKCVKYFEARPYPPGQHGRGRKQASDYKVRLLEKQRLRAQYDISEKQLRNAFDKASKVVGKKTGEALVADLETRLDAVVLRAGFARTIYQARQTVTHRHVVVNGRRVDRPSFRVRPGDVVAICERSRAKQPFVVAAAGAHTGERTAPYLEVRLTELEARLLRMPERAEVPVICEEQLVVEHYSR
- a CDS encoding AAA family ATPase, with product MLQSPLVGRDAELRTLYAALRRRPAEAVLLTGDAGVGKTRLAQEASRSLSGAAALLAVGSEAARTIPLGAFAGVLTGDLDGAGGSLDLLRAARTRLGEQAAAAGAALVVDDAHLLDDASAALLHQVVADRDLPVVATVRSGARPPDAVSALARYPWVQRLEVGVLDEADVGRLAAATLGGPVDSRTAHVLADLSRGNALYLHELLRSAAAAGLLAERGGVWLLSGPPPAPAALVELLAARFDRLDPGAAAAVELLAVAGPLGLGWLEEQAGEDGLEELERAELIELHVDGRRHEVRLAHPLYGEVARARLPALRARRVRRALATSLAGTSLRRRGDALRLALWQLDAGLPGDAGVLARAAEEATVGLDWSVTERVAAAAWQAGAGVPAAIRLAESMFKQGRRDEALALFEQLLPLADDDEQRVRVINGQAYLLSNQLGRYADAVAAVERALPTITEPGTRALLLQRLAFEHVFAGRPTLAYRTLEPLLDPTSRDYARSSYPGALALWMQGRFAEAVALSVQGERSHRATGASHIPAEVQLVPRVLALSARGQLAEATTCARELVATTAATNDEELRATGALVLLWALLAEGRLAEALDVAREGAAINRELHDSAALRWCLGGVALVAGQLGQGDVAARAVDELDAAERGDWALLELDLVERGRAWAAVARGELGAAHRVLAAAAERARETGLVAAEVTLLCDSARTGNADGAGRLAELAEALDAPLVTAQAALAHGVATDEPELLERSALRLGELGSALLAREAASLAAAAYTRSGDPRRAAACRRSAARWEQATAGAVTPALTDTPAAAALTGREREIALLAATGLRSGDIAAALVLSTRTVENHLNRAYQKLGISTRAELPAALGMPADEGL